From Planctomycetaceae bacterium, one genomic window encodes:
- a CDS encoding response regulator, with amino-acid sequence MKVLIVDDSKAMRMIVKRTLGQTDVGKCDVVEATNGQEGLAKVGSDKPDLVLCDWNMPEMSGIDFLKQLRESGSEVTFGFITSESGHDIRELALESGAQFLVTKPFTAQSLNAALMPCLA; translated from the coding sequence ATGAAGGTACTTATCGTCGACGACAGCAAAGCCATGCGAATGATCGTCAAACGCACTCTGGGACAAACCGATGTCGGTAAATGCGACGTTGTTGAGGCAACCAACGGTCAGGAAGGTCTGGCAAAGGTCGGTTCCGACAAGCCCGATCTTGTGCTGTGCGACTGGAACATGCCGGAAATGTCAGGCATTGATTTCCTGAAGCAGCTTCGCGAATCCGGTTCCGAAGTTACGTTCGGGTTCATTACCTCCGAAAGTGGTCACGACATCCGTGAACTGGCGCTCGAATCCGGCGCGCAGTTCCTCGTGACGAAGCCATTCACCGCGCAGTCTCTGAACGCGGCTCTTATGCCCTGTCTTGCGTGA
- a CDS encoding methyl-accepting chemotaxis protein — protein MLSLEEAPVLLRDTDDQLTQVLRQENVQLKAGLVNIQSNLADSVAVNVENIDNCRQIEEQCNQLATESETIRSEVDQLSAAVSEMRELVEETDRQLMGIHSFVALIQKVAAQTNLLALNATIEAARAGDAGKGFAVVANEVKALSQQTREAVDNIGASVESILANSQRVAVRVRDLDERSCGIRGTVGGLNERIHETSERNADATERVVASNERVFMSLAKIDHVIWKVNTYLSVIDGKPTFAFVDCRNCRLGKWYYEGDGRSSFSGTSAFRRLEAPHEAVHQATRRVFDLLESGAIGEHSSALTTALDAMETGSDQVFDRLDQMLAEKSHSRGR, from the coding sequence ATGCTGAGTTTAGAAGAAGCACCCGTCCTTCTACGAGACACCGACGACCAGTTGACGCAGGTTCTGCGGCAGGAAAACGTCCAGCTCAAGGCGGGACTGGTCAACATTCAATCAAACCTTGCCGATTCCGTAGCGGTCAATGTCGAGAACATCGATAACTGCCGGCAGATTGAGGAACAATGCAACCAACTGGCCACCGAGTCTGAAACAATCCGGTCGGAAGTTGACCAACTGAGCGCCGCCGTGTCGGAGATGCGGGAACTGGTCGAAGAAACCGACCGGCAGCTGATGGGGATTCATTCCTTTGTCGCTTTGATCCAGAAGGTGGCCGCTCAGACCAACCTGCTGGCGCTGAACGCCACCATCGAAGCGGCCCGGGCCGGCGACGCGGGCAAGGGATTCGCTGTGGTCGCCAACGAAGTGAAGGCGCTGTCTCAGCAGACGCGCGAAGCGGTTGACAACATCGGTGCGTCCGTGGAGTCCATCCTGGCGAATTCGCAGCGCGTGGCGGTTCGGGTTCGTGACCTGGATGAACGAAGCTGCGGAATCCGCGGCACCGTGGGCGGTCTGAATGAACGCATCCACGAAACCAGCGAAAGAAATGCCGATGCCACCGAGCGTGTCGTGGCGTCCAACGAGCGGGTCTTCATGAGTCTCGCAAAGATCGACCACGTGATCTGGAAGGTCAATACCTACCTGAGTGTGATCGACGGCAAGCCGACCTTTGCATTCGTGGACTGCCGCAACTGCCGGCTTGGCAAGTGGTACTACGAAGGTGACGGCCGATCGTCGTTCTCCGGAACCTCAGCCTTTCGAAGACTCGAAGCACCGCACGAAGCCGTGCATCAGGCGACACGTCGCGTCTTCGATCTGCTGGAATCGGGTGCCATTGGCGAACATTCCAGCGCTCTGACAACTGCCCTCGATGCTATGGAAACCGGCAGCGATCAGGTGTTCGACCGACTGGACCAGATGCTGGCCGAGAAGAGTCATTCCCGGGGAAGGTAA
- a CDS encoding PhoH family protein, with translation MISQAGMHGSFAEPACEAKTSQNNVKLFVLDTNVILHDSACIFNFEENDIALPITVLEELDRFKKGDGDLNFQARQFLRQLDSLTGDVMSDEGAPLGDGLGRIRVLMSLQSARTRQSFLHDSADHRILNTALAVSELMEEREVVLVTKDTNLRLKAKAFGMISQDYNSDRVQDMHALYTGRRTVNDVPSAVLDQLFQNEGCVPAADVCIVESPVSNENFILRNGSRSVLASFNSELSQFCRITKSSCFGIRPRNAEQSFALQALTDDRIKLITLVGRAGTGKTLLSLAAALDRVAAYRQILLARPIVPLSNRDLGFLPGDVQAKIEPYMQPLFDNLSVIKHENPGSRDMVSQMMEEERLQITPLAYIRGRSLQQTFFIVDEAQNLTPHEVKTIITRAGEGTKIVLTGDIQQIDHPYLDSASNGLTYVINRMKGQHLYAHVTLEKGVRSELSEAASSLL, from the coding sequence ATGATCAGCCAGGCAGGGATGCACGGTTCATTTGCCGAACCGGCTTGTGAAGCCAAGACCAGCCAAAACAACGTCAAACTGTTCGTTCTCGATACCAACGTCATTCTTCACGATTCGGCGTGTATCTTTAATTTCGAAGAGAACGACATTGCTCTGCCGATCACGGTTCTGGAAGAACTGGATCGCTTCAAGAAGGGCGACGGAGACCTGAACTTTCAGGCGCGGCAGTTCCTCCGGCAGCTCGACAGTCTGACGGGCGACGTGATGTCCGACGAAGGAGCCCCGCTGGGCGACGGACTTGGGCGAATTCGCGTGCTGATGAGTCTGCAGAGTGCCCGCACGCGTCAATCGTTCCTTCACGACAGCGCTGACCACCGCATTCTGAATACGGCGCTGGCGGTGTCGGAACTGATGGAAGAACGCGAAGTTGTCCTGGTGACCAAGGACACCAATCTGCGACTGAAGGCCAAGGCGTTCGGCATGATTTCGCAGGACTACAACAGTGATCGTGTGCAGGACATGCACGCGCTGTACACGGGACGGCGGACCGTCAATGACGTGCCTTCCGCAGTTCTGGACCAGCTTTTTCAAAACGAAGGATGTGTCCCGGCCGCTGATGTCTGCATTGTGGAATCACCGGTCAGCAACGAGAACTTCATCCTGCGCAACGGGTCACGTTCCGTGCTTGCGTCATTCAACTCGGAACTGTCTCAGTTTTGCCGGATCACAAAGTCGTCCTGCTTCGGAATCCGCCCGCGAAACGCCGAACAGTCGTTCGCGCTGCAGGCGCTGACGGACGACCGCATCAAGCTGATTACCCTGGTCGGCCGTGCGGGAACGGGCAAGACGCTGCTGTCGCTGGCAGCGGCACTGGACCGCGTGGCGGCCTACCGCCAGATTCTGCTGGCACGGCCGATTGTGCCGCTCAGCAATCGTGATCTCGGATTTCTGCCCGGTGACGTCCAGGCCAAGATCGAACCGTACATGCAGCCGCTGTTCGACAATTTGTCGGTCATCAAACACGAAAACCCCGGATCCCGGGACATGGTCAGTCAGATGATGGAGGAAGAACGCCTGCAGATCACTCCGCTGGCCTACATTCGCGGACGCAGCCTGCAGCAGACTTTCTTCATTGTTGATGAAGCTCAGAACCTGACTCCGCATGAAGTCAAAACCATCATTACCCGCGCGGGTGAAGGCACGAAGATCGTGCTGACGGGCGATATTCAGCAGATCGACCATCCGTATCTGGACTCAGCCTCGAACGGCCTGACGTATGTCATCAACCGCATGAAGGGCCAGCATCTGTACGCTCACGTCACGCTGGAAAAAGGCGTCCGCTCCGAACTGTCCGAAGCCGCCAGCAGCCTGCTGTAG
- a CDS encoding SLC13 family permease, whose translation MEWLSTALTLFVISASIVGIMVLRFSADITLLAGLAALLVYGAFDVKFGLSVEDGLKGFANPGVMTVAVLFVVADGLQRTGALAWIGMRLLGTPKGRVSAQLRAMVPAAMLSSVLNNTPVVALMMPILSDWSRKHRISVSHLFLPLSYAAILGGMCTLIGTSTTIVINGELPAESRLTMFELAWVGVPTAVAGLAFITFATKWIPERKPAFTSMDDPREYTVEMEVDAGSPLVGKTIEQAGLRHLPGVYLMEIDRGGHVIPAVSSDTLLEANDHLVFVGVVESVVDLQRIPGLKPATDQLFKLNGPRAHRCLVEAVVSGSYPYLRMTIRESRFRSQYNAAIIAVNRDGTRLPGKIGDIRLQAGDTLLLESNPNFIERQRNSRHFYLVSEVQNSAPVRHEKAWIARLIMLGFIIAASVLSSYGIKDAALLASLPAALLMILFRCSRTSDARRSIDWNVVLVMAAGLGIGNAMRTSGASDFVVNQTLKLVGNSPQLMLAIIFVLSVTLTNMITAKAAAVLVLEIAREAAESMGISISPFAIAVIMGAAGSFATPYGYQTNMMVYGPGGYRSTDYLKLGVPLSILVGIITLMIVPQVWPF comes from the coding sequence ATGGAGTGGCTCTCAACCGCGCTGACGCTGTTCGTCATTTCCGCATCGATCGTGGGAATCATGGTGCTGCGGTTTTCCGCGGACATCACACTGCTGGCCGGATTGGCGGCCCTGCTGGTGTATGGAGCCTTCGATGTAAAGTTCGGGCTCAGCGTCGAAGACGGGCTGAAGGGATTCGCGAATCCGGGTGTCATGACCGTCGCCGTGTTGTTTGTCGTGGCTGACGGACTGCAGCGCACGGGAGCACTGGCGTGGATCGGCATGAGGCTGCTGGGAACTCCCAAAGGCCGCGTGTCCGCGCAATTGCGTGCGATGGTGCCGGCCGCCATGCTTAGTTCCGTGCTGAACAATACTCCTGTTGTCGCCCTGATGATGCCGATTCTCAGCGACTGGTCCCGCAAGCACAGAATCTCCGTCAGCCATCTGTTCCTGCCTTTAAGTTACGCGGCGATCCTGGGAGGCATGTGTACGCTGATCGGAACCAGCACGACGATTGTCATCAACGGCGAACTGCCCGCCGAAAGCCGCCTGACAATGTTCGAACTGGCGTGGGTCGGTGTCCCGACTGCGGTCGCCGGCCTGGCGTTCATCACGTTTGCCACGAAGTGGATTCCGGAACGCAAACCGGCATTCACTTCGATGGACGATCCGCGGGAATACACCGTCGAAATGGAAGTCGACGCCGGCAGCCCGCTGGTCGGTAAGACAATCGAACAGGCCGGCCTGCGGCATCTTCCCGGCGTGTATCTGATGGAAATTGACCGGGGCGGACACGTGATTCCGGCCGTCAGTTCCGACACGCTGCTGGAAGCGAACGATCACCTGGTGTTTGTCGGCGTCGTCGAATCCGTGGTGGACCTGCAGCGGATTCCGGGGCTGAAACCGGCAACCGATCAGTTGTTCAAGCTGAATGGTCCGCGAGCACATCGCTGTCTGGTGGAAGCGGTCGTGTCCGGCAGCTATCCGTACCTGAGAATGACAATTCGTGAGTCCAGATTTCGGTCGCAGTACAACGCAGCCATCATCGCTGTGAATCGCGATGGTACGCGTTTGCCGGGAAAGATCGGCGACATCCGGCTGCAGGCCGGCGACACTCTGCTGCTGGAATCAAACCCGAACTTCATCGAACGGCAGCGCAATTCCCGGCACTTCTACCTTGTCAGCGAAGTCCAGAATTCCGCTCCGGTCCGCCACGAAAAAGCCTGGATTGCCCGGCTGATTATGCTGGGCTTCATCATCGCCGCGTCGGTGCTTAGTTCCTACGGCATCAAGGACGCGGCTCTGCTGGCTTCTCTTCCCGCAGCACTGCTGATGATCCTGTTTCGCTGCTCGCGGACCAGCGACGCCAGACGATCGATCGACTGGAACGTTGTGCTGGTCATGGCCGCCGGACTGGGTATCGGCAATGCCATGAGAACCAGCGGAGCGTCAGACTTTGTTGTTAATCAGACGCTGAAATTGGTCGGTAACAGCCCGCAGTTAATGCTGGCGATCATCTTTGTGCTGTCTGTGACGCTGACAAACATGATTACCGCCAAAGCCGCGGCGGTGCTTGTGCTGGAGATCGCTCGCGAAGCGGCGGAATCGATGGGGATCAGCATTTCTCCGTTTGCGATCGCCGTCATTATGGGGGCCGCCGGAAGCTTCGCGACGCCCTATGGTTACCAGACAAACATGATGGTTTACGGTCCCGGCGGATATCGGTCGACCGACTATCTGAAGCTGGGAGTGCCGCTTAGTATTCTGGTGGGGATCATCACGTTGATGATTGTCCCACAGGTCTGGCCCTTCTGA
- a CDS encoding chemotaxis protein CheX, which produces MAIDTPTMRHIISNVFDEMLALPTQELGAPGDEFSNSRVVASIRISGAAEELIIVEAPSATASLIGETMFDAEPGTLADEEIRDAVGEVVNMIGGNVKGIHDGDSQLSLPCVSEECGAADDQWDGCELAAVSVSGLPLLVRWMDMCPAAT; this is translated from the coding sequence ATGGCGATTGATACACCGACCATGCGCCACATTATCTCAAACGTGTTTGACGAAATGCTGGCGCTGCCGACACAGGAACTCGGTGCACCGGGCGACGAATTCAGCAATTCGCGTGTCGTGGCCTCGATTCGCATCTCAGGTGCGGCTGAGGAACTGATCATCGTTGAGGCACCGTCGGCGACGGCCAGCCTGATCGGCGAAACCATGTTTGATGCCGAACCCGGCACGCTTGCAGACGAAGAAATCCGGGACGCTGTCGGAGAAGTCGTCAACATGATCGGCGGCAACGTGAAGGGAATCCACGACGGCGACTCGCAGCTTTCACTGCCATGCGTCTCCGAAGAATGCGGCGCGGCGGATGACCAGTGGGACGGATGCGAACTGGCGGCAGTCTCCGTTTCGGGCCTTCCGCTGCTCGTCCGCTGGATGGACATGTGCCCGGCTGCCACGTAG
- a CDS encoding HDOD domain-containing protein, whose protein sequence is MGSGPLQLDHESLVRTANALPPLPLTLTRLMDLFADEQYDLRDVVRTVKLDATLVGRLLRLANSAAYGSRPTASTEEAILRVGSGAVLSIAMSDSVRPKKNPDLSAFDLTPDSYWRHAVACMACGQELSKLLSNRLSDELLLSALLHDFGKLVLSEFLTDDHKKALHDRSVDMPFINREMAVLSVNHAEVGAVVAQAWKLPESIARAVQYHHTPDDCGSDLCYGLCISNFLAWMVEGQPERWTAEGDVFQAATDSFSLHRDSLSDVVRHARKRLDDTLEAFA, encoded by the coding sequence ATGGGAAGTGGGCCACTGCAACTTGATCACGAGTCACTTGTAAGAACTGCAAATGCGCTGCCGCCGCTTCCGCTGACGCTGACGCGGCTGATGGATCTGTTCGCTGACGAGCAATATGACCTGCGCGACGTTGTTCGCACGGTCAAACTTGATGCGACTCTGGTAGGACGACTGCTAAGGCTGGCAAACAGTGCGGCCTATGGTTCACGGCCGACCGCCTCGACAGAGGAGGCGATACTGCGAGTCGGGTCGGGTGCGGTCTTATCGATTGCCATGTCTGACAGCGTCCGACCAAAGAAGAACCCCGACTTGTCCGCATTCGACCTGACACCGGACAGCTATTGGCGGCACGCCGTCGCCTGCATGGCGTGTGGTCAGGAGCTTTCCAAACTGTTGTCGAACCGCCTTAGCGATGAACTTCTGCTGTCTGCCCTTCTGCACGATTTCGGCAAACTTGTGCTGTCGGAGTTTCTGACCGATGACCACAAGAAGGCACTCCATGATCGGTCGGTCGACATGCCATTTATCAACCGGGAAATGGCTGTGCTGAGCGTGAACCATGCCGAGGTTGGTGCTGTGGTGGCTCAGGCATGGAAACTGCCGGAATCCATTGCGCGTGCCGTTCAGTATCATCATACTCCGGACGATTGCGGTTCCGACCTGTGCTACGGCCTGTGCATCTCCAACTTTTTGGCATGGATGGTCGAGGGACAGCCGGAACGCTGGACGGCGGAAGGTGACGTTTTTCAGGCGGCCACCGATTCATTCTCGCTGCACCGGGATTCGCTGTCTGATGTTGTCCGCCACGCTCGCAAGCGGCTCGACGACACGCTGGAAGCTTTTGCATAG